The Arctopsyche grandis isolate Sample6627 chromosome 10, ASM5162203v2, whole genome shotgun sequence genome window below encodes:
- the ewg gene encoding DNA-binding protein Ewg isoform X1: MNFKSSSDYMLIKMNSVKDESVDMMEDGDGGLTGESENDDDGCPSSPGSTYDDSTDLITVAMSDEVTAQLAAAGPVGMAAAAAIASSKKRKRPHSFETNPSIRKRQQNRLLRKLRQTIDEFATRVGQQAVVLVATPGKPNTSYRVFGAKPLEDVIKNLRSMIMEELEQALAQQAPPPVQDDPSLYELPPLIIDGIPTPVEKMTQAQLRAFIPLMLKYSAQRGKPGWGRESMRPPWWPKELPWANVRMDARTEDEKQKISWTHALRQIVINCYKYHGREDLLPDFSEEDEKANTTISSSSSMTEQVNHMGVSGLGVVKLHAGGMTNSHKMTQQILSSGVQQQVCLDPLTLTDVDMSQYAPAVLQTITNPDGTVSIIQIHTSGADGVHTVQTLDNGDGSTMSVDLNAVTEATLNQDGQIILTGEDGQGYPVSVSGVITLPVSGGMYQTMVANIQQIHTGSDGAVCVTPVVQVDSNGDPMETISMGPGMTQMMIQGPAGTEPQVLQVLSLKDATVLTKAMAAIGEVKAEQSETIVSDQ, translated from the exons ATGAATTTCAAATCTTCATCTGAttatatgttaattaaaatgaaCTCGGTGAAAGACGAATCCGTTGACATGATGGAGGACGGCGACGGAGGACTCACCGGAGAGTCGGAGAACGACGATGACGGATGTCCGTCGTCTCCCGGTTCGACGTACGACGATAGTACAGACCTCATTACCGTGGCAATGAGCGATGAAGTCACGGCACAGCTGGCCGCCGCTG GGCCTGTCGGAATGGCAGCAGCCGCTGCCATAGCTTCATCTAAAAAAAGGAAAAGACCTCATTCTTTTGAGACAAATCCTTCAATTAGAAAACGGCAACAAAATAGACTCCTTAGAAAATTGAGA CAAACCATAGATGAATTTGCGACTCGAGTTGGACAGCAAGCGGTCGTCTTGGTCGCTACTCCCGGCAAACCCAACACCTCGTACAGGGTATTCGGTGCCAAACCGCTCGAAGACGTCATAAAAAACCTTCGTTCGATGATAATGGAAGAGCTGGAGCAAGCTTTAGCCCAACAAGCGCCTCCGCCAGTCCAAGACGATCCGTCTCTATACGAACTGCCACCACTCATAATCGACGGTATACCCACACCCGTAGAGAAGATGACTCAGGCTCAACTGCGAGCATTCATTCCTTTAATGCTAAAATATTCAGCCc AAAGGGGCAAACCCGGTTGGGGCCGAGAATCAATGAGACCTCCCTGGTGGCCTAAAGAGTTACCTTGGGCTAATGTTAGAATGGACGCACGTACCGAAGACGAAAAACAGAAG ATATCATGGACGCACGCACTTAGACAGATAGttataaattgttataaatatcACGGTAGAGAAGATTTGCTTCCTGATTTTTCAGAGGAAGATGAAAAAGCAAATACCACGATATCGTCATCGTCTtcg ATGACTGAACAGGTTAATCACATGGGTGTGAGTGGGTTAGGGGTGGTGAAGCTGCACGCAGGTGGGATGACCAATTCCCACAAAATGACTCAGCAGATACTATCTAGTGGTGTGCAGCAACAAGTGTGTCTCGATCCCCTCACGCTGACTGATGTTGAT ATGTCACAATATGCTCCCGCAGTATTACAAACGATAACAAACCCAGACGGAACAGTATCAATTATACAA ATTCATACAAGTGGTGCCGACGGTGTACATACCGTACAAACTCTCGATAACGGAGACGGTAGTACAATGTCCGTTGACTTGAATGCAGTTACCGAAGCGACACTTAATCAAGACGGTCAAATTATCCTTACTGGGGAAGACGGTCAAG GGTATCCGGTTTCAGTTAGTGGGGTAATCACATTACCCGTGTCAGGAggaatgtatcaaacaatggtAGCCAATATTCAGCAAATTCACACTGGTAGTGATGGTGCAGTTTGTGTTACTCCCGTTGTTCAG GTGGATTCGAACGGAGACCCAATGGAAACAATCTCAATGGGGCCAGGAATGACTCAGATGATGATCCAAGGTCCTGCTGGTACAGAACCTCAAGTTTTGCAAGTACTCAGTTTGAAGGATGCTACAGTTTTAACAAAAGCGATGGCTGCTATTGGAGAAGTAAAAGCCGAACAATCAGAAACGATTGTTAGTgatcaatga
- the Coq7 gene encoding ubiquinone biosynthesis protein COQ7, mitochondrial — MRYVNTFDHHFGFDPCRSSFWPHVPHLDQLKMNSSTYVKIMQRRLVSNSNIYNLKTFRAISKDTVCTTSKLDSIIRVDHAGELGADRIYAGQMAVLGSTASGPLIQHMWDQEKVHRAKFEELIKKYRVRPTMLTPIWNVAGFVLGAGTALMGEKAAMACTVAVETVIVEHYNDQLRTLMDDPTIDKEILDTITKFRDEEQEHHDTGLDQGAEQAPFYKALTETIKIGCKTAIQISKVI, encoded by the exons ATGCGATACGTCAATACTTTCGACCACCACTTTGGCTTCGATCCCTGTCGCAGTTCGTTCTGGCCGCACGTTCCGCAC tTAGATCAATTGAAGATGAACAGTTCAACttatgttaaaataatgcaaagacGTTTAGTTTCAAATTCAAACATATACAATTTGAAAACATTTAGGGCGATTTCTAAAGACACCGTCTGTACTACATCAAAA CTAGATTCCATCATACGAGTTGATCACGCTGGTGAGCTAGGAGCAGATAGAATATACGCTGGACAAATGGCAGTACTAGGTAGTACCGCTAGTGGTCCATTAATTCAACATATGTGGGATCAAGAAAAAGTACACAGAGCCAAATTCGAAGAGCTTATAAAGAAGTATAGAGTTCGACCTACAATGTTGACGCCCATTTGGAATGTAGCTGGTTTTGTATTAGGGGCTG GTACTGCACTGATGGGAGAGAAAGCTGCAATGGCATGTACAGTCGCAGTGGAAACCGTTATTGTAGAACACTACAACGACCAACTCAGGACATTGATGGACGATCCCACTATCGATAAGGAAATATTAGACACTATAACGAAATTCAGAGATGAAGAACAAGAACATCACGACACAGGATTAGATCAAGGCGCAGAACAAGCTCCATTTTACAAAGCGTTAACAGAAACCATAAAAATAGGATGCAAAACTGCAATTCAAATTTCCAAAGTGATATAA
- the shf gene encoding WNT inhibitory factor 1 isoform X1, which yields MVSSLGHLAVFLFCLCVTVVSAREKNHRGQSKGIDRPQKDLSLWIDERQVKMFSGLSMEIYAIINGNVLPYILVPNFSQALPVIPSEVSYVNFTWQAGKRKYLYHFDTLNSSDPSILKPPIISIKTKGRVPRYAKEFSVFLNCSGNSSGIATFEIGLVIQTSKKILLKGTPLRLSLKKECAQRGVYLAKAGPDPECDKKCANEGWCNHEKICQCPEGYMGQYCKTALCYPQCMNGGNCTAPWICSCPPGYQGRHCEGGICAEKCLNGGKCIQKDTCECPKGYFGAHCEHSKCVIPCLNGGKCKGVNKCRCPLGLGGNHCEIGRRIPQRSTCNKSCHHGTCGPNNMCTCHSGWYGRLCNHKSGW from the exons ATGGTGTCCTCCCTCGGCCACCTCGCCGTCTTTTTATTCTGCCTCTGCGTGACCGTCGTTTCGGCCAGAGAAAAGAATCACAGGGGCCAATCCAAAGGAATTGATAGACCACAGAAAGATCTCTCGTTATGGATCGACGAACGTCAAGTCAAAATGTTCAGCG GTTTATCGATGGAAATTTACGCCATCATTAATGGGAATGTGCTGCCTTATATTTTGGTCCCAAATTTCTCACAAGCCTTGCCGGTGATACCGTCTGAAGTAAGCTATGTCAATTTTACGTGGCAAGCTGGAAAACGGAAGTACTTGTATCATTTCGATACGCTGAATTCTTCGGATCCTTCCATCCTGAAGCCGCCCATTATATCCATTAAAACGAAAGGCAGAGTGCCTCGATATGCGAAAG AGTTTAGTGTCTTTTTGAACTGCTCGGGTAACAGTAGCGGAATCGCCACGTTCGAAATTGGACTCGTCATACAgactagtaaaaaaatattgctaAAAGGTACTCCTCTTCGACTTAGCTTAAAAAAGGAATGTGCCCAGAGAGGTGTGTATTTAGCAAAAGCAG gtCCCGATCCTGAGTGTGATAAAAAGTGCGCTAATGAAGGATGGTGCAATCACGAAAAAATATGTCAGTGTCCCGAAGGATACATGGGTCAGTATTGTAAAACGGCTTTATGCTATCCTCAATGTATGAATGGAGGTAATTGTACAGCACCGTGGATATGCAGTTGTCCTCCAGGATATCAAGGAAGACATTGTGAAGGAG GTATTTGTGCAGAGAAGTGTCTGAACGGAGGTAAGTGCATACAAAAGGACACTTGTGAATGCCCAAAAGGATATTTTGGAGCACATTGTGAACAtt CGAAATGTGTGATTCCATGTTTAAATGGAGGAAAATGCAAAGGAGTTAACAAGTGCAGGTGTCCGCTAGGTCTCGGAGGAAACCACTGTGAAATCGGTAGGAGGATACCTCAAAGGTCCACGTGTAACAAATCATGTCATCATGGTACTTGTGGTCCCAACAATATGTGTACATGTCACTCCGGTTGGTACGGACGTCTGTGCAATCATA AATCTGGGTGGTAG
- the ewg gene encoding DNA-binding protein Ewg isoform X2, whose protein sequence is MNFKSSSDYMLIKMNSVKDESVDMMEDGDGGLTGESENDDDGCPSSPGSTYDDSTDLITVAMSDEVTAQLAAAGPVGMAAAAAIASSKKRKRPHSFETNPSIRKRQQNRLLRKLRQTIDEFATRVGQQAVVLVATPGKPNTSYRVFGAKPLEDVIKNLRSMIMEELEQALAQQAPPPVQDDPSLYELPPLIIDGIPTPVEKMTQAQLRAFIPLMLKYSAQRGKPGWGRESMRPPWWPKELPWANVRMDARTEDEKQKISWTHALRQIVINCYKYHGREDLLPDFSEEDEKANTTISSSSSMSQYAPAVLQTITNPDGTVSIIQIHTSGADGVHTVQTLDNGDGSTMSVDLNAVTEATLNQDGQIILTGEDGQGYPVSVSGVITLPVSGGMYQTMVANIQQIHTGSDGAVCVTPVVQVDSNGDPMETISMGPGMTQMMIQGPAGTEPQVLQVLSLKDATVLTKAMAAIGEVKAEQSETIVSDQ, encoded by the exons ATGAATTTCAAATCTTCATCTGAttatatgttaattaaaatgaaCTCGGTGAAAGACGAATCCGTTGACATGATGGAGGACGGCGACGGAGGACTCACCGGAGAGTCGGAGAACGACGATGACGGATGTCCGTCGTCTCCCGGTTCGACGTACGACGATAGTACAGACCTCATTACCGTGGCAATGAGCGATGAAGTCACGGCACAGCTGGCCGCCGCTG GGCCTGTCGGAATGGCAGCAGCCGCTGCCATAGCTTCATCTAAAAAAAGGAAAAGACCTCATTCTTTTGAGACAAATCCTTCAATTAGAAAACGGCAACAAAATAGACTCCTTAGAAAATTGAGA CAAACCATAGATGAATTTGCGACTCGAGTTGGACAGCAAGCGGTCGTCTTGGTCGCTACTCCCGGCAAACCCAACACCTCGTACAGGGTATTCGGTGCCAAACCGCTCGAAGACGTCATAAAAAACCTTCGTTCGATGATAATGGAAGAGCTGGAGCAAGCTTTAGCCCAACAAGCGCCTCCGCCAGTCCAAGACGATCCGTCTCTATACGAACTGCCACCACTCATAATCGACGGTATACCCACACCCGTAGAGAAGATGACTCAGGCTCAACTGCGAGCATTCATTCCTTTAATGCTAAAATATTCAGCCc AAAGGGGCAAACCCGGTTGGGGCCGAGAATCAATGAGACCTCCCTGGTGGCCTAAAGAGTTACCTTGGGCTAATGTTAGAATGGACGCACGTACCGAAGACGAAAAACAGAAG ATATCATGGACGCACGCACTTAGACAGATAGttataaattgttataaatatcACGGTAGAGAAGATTTGCTTCCTGATTTTTCAGAGGAAGATGAAAAAGCAAATACCACGATATCGTCATCGTCTtcg ATGTCACAATATGCTCCCGCAGTATTACAAACGATAACAAACCCAGACGGAACAGTATCAATTATACAA ATTCATACAAGTGGTGCCGACGGTGTACATACCGTACAAACTCTCGATAACGGAGACGGTAGTACAATGTCCGTTGACTTGAATGCAGTTACCGAAGCGACACTTAATCAAGACGGTCAAATTATCCTTACTGGGGAAGACGGTCAAG GGTATCCGGTTTCAGTTAGTGGGGTAATCACATTACCCGTGTCAGGAggaatgtatcaaacaatggtAGCCAATATTCAGCAAATTCACACTGGTAGTGATGGTGCAGTTTGTGTTACTCCCGTTGTTCAG GTGGATTCGAACGGAGACCCAATGGAAACAATCTCAATGGGGCCAGGAATGACTCAGATGATGATCCAAGGTCCTGCTGGTACAGAACCTCAAGTTTTGCAAGTACTCAGTTTGAAGGATGCTACAGTTTTAACAAAAGCGATGGCTGCTATTGGAGAAGTAAAAGCCGAACAATCAGAAACGATTGTTAGTgatcaatga
- the COX5A gene encoding cytochrome c oxidase subunit 5A: MLKWSVSRAVTAGARAFLAKGAPAAVAVRHSSASTETDEELDARYIAYFNRTDIDGWEVRKAMTDILRMDLVPEPIVAAAALKACRRVNDYALTTRFLEAIHTKCGNRANEIYPYIIQELRPTLTELGISTPEELGYDKPELALQSVDEI, encoded by the exons ATGTTGAAGTGGAGCGTGAGTAGGGCCGTGACCGCGGGAGCGCGAGCTTTCCTCGCCAAGGGGGCTCCTGCAGCCGTCGCCGTGAGACACTCCTCGGCGTCCACGGAGACCGACGAAGAACTGGACGCCCG GTATATCGCTTACTTCAATAGGACCGATATTGACGGATGGGAAGTCCGAAAGGCGATGACCGATATCTTGCGTATGGATTTGGTACCGGAACCAATTGTCGCAGCTGCGGCCCTGAAGGCTTGCCGACGAGTCAACGACTACGCTCTCACGACTAGGTTCTTGGAAGCGATCCACACCAAATGCGGTAACAGAGCTAACGAAATTTACCCATACATAATCCAAGAACTCAGGCCCACTCTCACCGAACTCGGAATCAGTACACCCGAAGAGTTAGGATATGACAAGCCCGAGTTGGCGTTGCAGAGCGtcgatgaaatttaa
- the shf gene encoding WNT inhibitory factor 1 isoform X2, whose protein sequence is MVSSLGHLAVFLFCLCVTVVSAREKNHRGQSKGIDRPQKDLSLWIDERQVKMFSGLSMEIYAIINGNVLPYILVPNFSQALPVIPSEVSYVNFTWQAGKRKYLYHFDTLNSSDPSILKPPIISIKTKGRVPRYAKEFSVFLNCSGNSSGIATFEIGLVIQTSKKILLKGTPLRLSLKKECAQRGPDPECDKKCANEGWCNHEKICQCPEGYMGQYCKTALCYPQCMNGGNCTAPWICSCPPGYQGRHCEGGICAEKCLNGGKCIQKDTCECPKGYFGAHCEHSKCVIPCLNGGKCKGVNKCRCPLGLGGNHCEIGRRIPQRSTCNKSCHHGTCGPNNMCTCHSGWYGRLCNHSERFE, encoded by the exons ATGGTGTCCTCCCTCGGCCACCTCGCCGTCTTTTTATTCTGCCTCTGCGTGACCGTCGTTTCGGCCAGAGAAAAGAATCACAGGGGCCAATCCAAAGGAATTGATAGACCACAGAAAGATCTCTCGTTATGGATCGACGAACGTCAAGTCAAAATGTTCAGCG GTTTATCGATGGAAATTTACGCCATCATTAATGGGAATGTGCTGCCTTATATTTTGGTCCCAAATTTCTCACAAGCCTTGCCGGTGATACCGTCTGAAGTAAGCTATGTCAATTTTACGTGGCAAGCTGGAAAACGGAAGTACTTGTATCATTTCGATACGCTGAATTCTTCGGATCCTTCCATCCTGAAGCCGCCCATTATATCCATTAAAACGAAAGGCAGAGTGCCTCGATATGCGAAAG AGTTTAGTGTCTTTTTGAACTGCTCGGGTAACAGTAGCGGAATCGCCACGTTCGAAATTGGACTCGTCATACAgactagtaaaaaaatattgctaAAAGGTACTCCTCTTCGACTTAGCTTAAAAAAGGAATGTGCCCAGAGAG gtCCCGATCCTGAGTGTGATAAAAAGTGCGCTAATGAAGGATGGTGCAATCACGAAAAAATATGTCAGTGTCCCGAAGGATACATGGGTCAGTATTGTAAAACGGCTTTATGCTATCCTCAATGTATGAATGGAGGTAATTGTACAGCACCGTGGATATGCAGTTGTCCTCCAGGATATCAAGGAAGACATTGTGAAGGAG GTATTTGTGCAGAGAAGTGTCTGAACGGAGGTAAGTGCATACAAAAGGACACTTGTGAATGCCCAAAAGGATATTTTGGAGCACATTGTGAACAtt CGAAATGTGTGATTCCATGTTTAAATGGAGGAAAATGCAAAGGAGTTAACAAGTGCAGGTGTCCGCTAGGTCTCGGAGGAAACCACTGTGAAATCGGTAGGAGGATACCTCAAAGGTCCACGTGTAACAAATCATGTCATCATGGTACTTGTGGTCCCAACAATATGTGTACATGTCACTCCGGTTGGTACGGACGTCTGTGCAATCATAGTGAGcgttttgaat AA
- the shf gene encoding WNT inhibitory factor 1 isoform X3, which produces MVSSLGHLAVFLFCLCVTVVSAREKNHRGQSKGIDRPQKDLSLWIDERQVKMFSGLSMEIYAIINGNVLPYILVPNFSQALPVIPSEVSYVNFTWQAGKRKYLYHFDTLNSSDPSILKPPIISIKTKGRVPRYAKEFSVFLNCSGNSSGIATFEIGLVIQTSKKILLKGTPLRLSLKKECAQRGPDPECDKKCANEGWCNHEKICQCPEGYMGQYCKTALCYPQCMNGGNCTAPWICSCPPGYQGRHCEGGICAEKCLNGGKCIQKDTCECPKGYFGAHCEHSKCVIPCLNGGKCKGVNKCRCPLGLGGNHCEIGRRIPQRSTCNKSCHHGTCGPNNMCTCHSGWYGRLCNHKSGW; this is translated from the exons ATGGTGTCCTCCCTCGGCCACCTCGCCGTCTTTTTATTCTGCCTCTGCGTGACCGTCGTTTCGGCCAGAGAAAAGAATCACAGGGGCCAATCCAAAGGAATTGATAGACCACAGAAAGATCTCTCGTTATGGATCGACGAACGTCAAGTCAAAATGTTCAGCG GTTTATCGATGGAAATTTACGCCATCATTAATGGGAATGTGCTGCCTTATATTTTGGTCCCAAATTTCTCACAAGCCTTGCCGGTGATACCGTCTGAAGTAAGCTATGTCAATTTTACGTGGCAAGCTGGAAAACGGAAGTACTTGTATCATTTCGATACGCTGAATTCTTCGGATCCTTCCATCCTGAAGCCGCCCATTATATCCATTAAAACGAAAGGCAGAGTGCCTCGATATGCGAAAG AGTTTAGTGTCTTTTTGAACTGCTCGGGTAACAGTAGCGGAATCGCCACGTTCGAAATTGGACTCGTCATACAgactagtaaaaaaatattgctaAAAGGTACTCCTCTTCGACTTAGCTTAAAAAAGGAATGTGCCCAGAGAG gtCCCGATCCTGAGTGTGATAAAAAGTGCGCTAATGAAGGATGGTGCAATCACGAAAAAATATGTCAGTGTCCCGAAGGATACATGGGTCAGTATTGTAAAACGGCTTTATGCTATCCTCAATGTATGAATGGAGGTAATTGTACAGCACCGTGGATATGCAGTTGTCCTCCAGGATATCAAGGAAGACATTGTGAAGGAG GTATTTGTGCAGAGAAGTGTCTGAACGGAGGTAAGTGCATACAAAAGGACACTTGTGAATGCCCAAAAGGATATTTTGGAGCACATTGTGAACAtt CGAAATGTGTGATTCCATGTTTAAATGGAGGAAAATGCAAAGGAGTTAACAAGTGCAGGTGTCCGCTAGGTCTCGGAGGAAACCACTGTGAAATCGGTAGGAGGATACCTCAAAGGTCCACGTGTAACAAATCATGTCATCATGGTACTTGTGGTCCCAACAATATGTGTACATGTCACTCCGGTTGGTACGGACGTCTGTGCAATCATA AATCTGGGTGGTAG